In Archangium violaceum, the following are encoded in one genomic region:
- a CDS encoding MG2 domain-containing protein, with product MLEHVVPRVLLALATVGLVLPLTLQQQQPVLAARADTASLGGPDRSLTFISTDKPLYRPGEQVLARGLMLKARGHTPLANAEEATVEIRGPKGDVVTSTRVVSQNSVWGYSWTIPEDMAGGEYTLRLTSAHPWKGHAPAERKFDVRAYRAPRLKSQIEFLRDGYGPGDTVTATLDVKRAEGGVPSGARVTATALVDGVTAAQVTGVVDARGLCTVSFKLPTRIERGEGSLAFAIEDGGVVETAAKTIPILLQTLDLTLYPEGGDLVAGLPSRVYFQALTPAQKPADLSGAVIDLATGQVVAPVRSEHEGRGRFELTPKAGVKYALRIDEPSGIRKPFPLPEVKARGAVLRASEDVIPAGQPVVLTVGLSGVKQAKLTLSQREVELSSSLVDPNEKVILDPKDADGVLIATVWDADGRPLAERLVFRQPAKALSIELKANKPRYVPGDQVALTARTTRGGKPVSALVMLTVTDDAVLELIEKRDQAPQLPVMVLLEPEVKELADAQVYFDEKNPKAKLAVDLLLGTQGWRRFALADAEQFVAQHGDPARRALAVGFQFPVDRFEGVPASAGAQLPPMPAPAPPGALVPQAAHAPQGVPVPQVAPPAAPPVPSAKKPVVPRGMAEAEPRARKAAPRQPDIAAEMPAADKMMAGLEVEPVVYFREYAHTVRPGRKPGDRVDFTETLFWNAGVRTDPKTGEVRVSFGLNDSVTSFKAFAGAVGDDGALGSAVATLESVQPFYVEPKLPLEVTSGDVIQLPLALVNGTSTTLQGAAVKVGLRGDVKASSLSGMNLAANERARRILELKVGSQSRPVDVTLTATAGSYVDTVKRTLSVKPNGFPVRASFGGLLSARQPVVHPVTLPANHVRGSVKTSIAVYPSPLANMTESLARLIQEPSGCFEQTSSTTYPMTMAQQYFQTHSGVSPELVASAREKLETGYKRLVGFECSEKGYEWFGENPGHEALTAFGLMHFSDMKQVRDVDAAMLERTRAWLFKQRDGKGGFERKRRALHTWIEDSDTSNAYILWALLESADKPAEQARELSKEVGALKAAALKSQNSYVLALAANVMALAGEGGEARKLMERLAAKQGKTGVVEGGTQSIVGSSGETLQIETTALAVLAWLREPSHLVNVERSMRFLADSCEGGRYGSTQSTVLALRAIVAYDQARSTKRAPGSVRVYVDGRPVGGAVKFDGRAQEALKLPDVSELLTAGERKIELRMEGGSELPYSIEVTYNALVPASSPDTRVDLEVALAKTALTEGEPTEARVWVTNRSDQKLSTTVAIFGVPGGLEVRHDQLKELVKKHTVDAYEVIGRDVVLYWRGMEPRKKLEVPLSLIAAVPGTYTGPASRAYLYYADDHKVWRDGLAVSIAPKQ from the coding sequence ATGCTCGAACACGTCGTCCCGCGCGTCCTCCTCGCGCTCGCCACCGTTGGCCTCGTCCTTCCCCTGACCCTCCAGCAGCAGCAGCCGGTACTGGCTGCCCGGGCGGACACGGCTTCACTCGGCGGGCCCGACCGCTCTCTGACCTTCATCAGCACCGACAAGCCCCTCTACCGGCCCGGTGAGCAGGTGCTGGCGCGAGGCCTCATGCTCAAGGCCCGCGGCCATACCCCCCTGGCGAACGCGGAGGAGGCCACCGTGGAGATCCGGGGTCCCAAGGGAGACGTCGTCACCTCCACGAGGGTGGTGAGCCAGAACTCGGTCTGGGGCTACTCGTGGACCATCCCGGAGGACATGGCCGGGGGCGAGTACACGCTCCGCCTCACCTCCGCCCATCCCTGGAAGGGTCATGCCCCCGCCGAGCGCAAATTCGACGTGCGTGCCTACCGCGCTCCCCGGCTCAAGTCGCAGATCGAGTTCCTCCGCGATGGTTACGGACCGGGGGACACGGTCACCGCCACGCTCGACGTGAAGCGTGCCGAGGGCGGCGTTCCCTCGGGCGCCCGGGTCACCGCCACCGCTCTCGTGGATGGCGTCACCGCGGCGCAGGTGACGGGCGTGGTCGACGCGCGAGGGTTGTGCACCGTCAGCTTCAAGCTGCCCACTCGGATCGAGCGGGGCGAGGGCTCTCTCGCCTTCGCCATCGAGGACGGTGGGGTGGTCGAGACGGCGGCCAAGACGATCCCCATCCTGCTGCAGACCCTCGATCTCACCCTGTATCCGGAGGGCGGCGACCTGGTGGCGGGACTGCCCTCGCGCGTCTATTTCCAGGCGCTGACGCCCGCGCAGAAGCCCGCGGACCTGTCCGGCGCGGTGATCGATCTGGCCACGGGCCAGGTGGTGGCGCCGGTGCGCTCGGAGCACGAGGGCCGGGGCCGCTTCGAGCTGACCCCGAAGGCCGGTGTGAAGTACGCGCTGCGCATCGACGAGCCCTCGGGCATCCGCAAGCCCTTCCCACTGCCCGAGGTGAAGGCCCGGGGCGCCGTGCTCCGCGCGAGCGAGGACGTCATCCCCGCCGGACAGCCCGTGGTGCTCACCGTGGGGCTGTCGGGGGTGAAGCAGGCGAAGCTGACCCTGAGCCAGCGCGAGGTGGAGCTCAGCTCGTCGCTGGTGGACCCGAACGAGAAGGTCATCCTCGACCCGAAGGACGCGGATGGAGTGCTCATCGCCACCGTGTGGGACGCCGACGGCCGTCCGCTCGCGGAGCGGCTGGTGTTCCGCCAGCCCGCGAAGGCGCTGTCCATCGAGCTGAAGGCGAACAAGCCGCGCTATGTGCCGGGCGACCAGGTGGCGCTCACCGCCCGGACGACGCGCGGAGGCAAGCCGGTCTCGGCGCTGGTGATGCTCACCGTGACGGACGACGCGGTGCTGGAGCTCATCGAGAAGCGGGATCAGGCGCCCCAGTTGCCGGTGATGGTGCTGCTCGAGCCCGAGGTGAAGGAGCTGGCCGACGCCCAGGTCTATTTCGACGAGAAGAACCCCAAGGCGAAGCTGGCGGTGGACCTGTTGCTGGGCACTCAGGGCTGGCGGCGGTTCGCGCTGGCGGACGCCGAACAGTTCGTGGCCCAGCATGGCGATCCGGCCCGGCGCGCGCTCGCCGTGGGGTTCCAGTTCCCGGTCGATCGGTTCGAAGGGGTCCCCGCCTCCGCGGGGGCGCAGCTGCCCCCCATGCCCGCCCCGGCGCCTCCGGGGGCGCTGGTTCCCCAGGCCGCGCATGCCCCCCAGGGCGTGCCGGTCCCCCAGGTCGCGCCGCCCGCCGCTCCCCCAGTCCCATCCGCCAAGAAGCCCGTGGTGCCCAGGGGCATGGCGGAGGCGGAGCCCAGGGCCAGGAAGGCGGCCCCACGGCAACCGGACATCGCCGCGGAGATGCCAGCAGCGGACAAGATGATGGCGGGGCTGGAGGTGGAGCCCGTGGTCTATTTCCGCGAGTACGCCCACACGGTGCGGCCCGGGCGCAAGCCGGGGGACCGCGTGGACTTCACGGAGACGCTCTTCTGGAACGCGGGCGTGCGCACCGACCCGAAGACGGGGGAGGTCCGCGTCTCGTTTGGCCTGAACGACTCGGTCACCAGCTTCAAGGCGTTCGCGGGGGCCGTGGGGGATGACGGCGCGCTCGGCTCGGCGGTGGCCACGCTCGAGTCGGTGCAGCCCTTCTATGTCGAGCCCAAGTTGCCGCTCGAGGTGACGTCCGGGGATGTGATCCAACTGCCGCTGGCGCTGGTGAATGGCACGTCCACCACGCTCCAGGGAGCGGCGGTGAAGGTCGGCCTGCGCGGTGACGTGAAGGCGTCCTCCCTCAGCGGGATGAACCTGGCCGCGAACGAGCGGGCCCGGCGCATCCTGGAGTTGAAGGTCGGTTCCCAGTCCAGACCCGTGGACGTGACGCTCACGGCGACCGCGGGCAGCTACGTGGACACGGTGAAGCGGACGCTGAGCGTCAAGCCCAATGGCTTCCCCGTCCGCGCCTCGTTCGGCGGGCTGCTGTCGGCACGGCAGCCGGTGGTGCACCCGGTGACGCTGCCCGCCAACCATGTGCGCGGCAGCGTGAAGACCTCCATCGCGGTGTACCCCTCGCCCCTGGCCAACATGACCGAGTCGCTGGCCCGGCTCATCCAGGAGCCCTCCGGCTGCTTCGAGCAGACGAGCTCGACCACCTATCCGATGACGATGGCGCAGCAGTACTTCCAGACGCATAGCGGGGTGAGCCCCGAGCTGGTGGCGTCGGCGCGCGAGAAGCTGGAGACGGGCTACAAGCGGCTGGTGGGCTTCGAGTGCTCGGAGAAGGGCTACGAGTGGTTCGGTGAGAATCCGGGCCACGAGGCCCTCACGGCGTTCGGGTTGATGCACTTCAGCGACATGAAGCAGGTGCGGGACGTGGACGCCGCCATGCTCGAGCGCACGCGGGCCTGGCTGTTCAAGCAGCGCGATGGCAAGGGAGGCTTCGAGCGGAAGCGGCGCGCGCTTCACACCTGGATCGAGGACTCCGACACGTCCAATGCCTACATCCTCTGGGCCCTGCTGGAGAGCGCCGACAAGCCGGCGGAGCAGGCCCGTGAGCTGTCCAAGGAGGTGGGCGCGCTGAAGGCGGCTGCCCTCAAGAGCCAGAACAGCTACGTGCTCGCGCTCGCCGCGAACGTGATGGCGCTCGCGGGGGAGGGGGGCGAGGCCCGCAAGCTCATGGAGCGGCTCGCCGCGAAGCAGGGGAAGACAGGGGTGGTGGAGGGGGGCACGCAGTCGATCGTCGGCAGCTCGGGCGAGACGCTCCAGATCGAGACCACCGCGCTGGCGGTGCTGGCCTGGCTGAGGGAGCCCTCCCACCTGGTGAACGTGGAGCGCTCGATGCGGTTCCTGGCGGACTCGTGCGAGGGAGGCCGCTACGGCTCGACCCAGAGCACGGTGCTCGCGCTGCGAGCCATCGTCGCCTATGACCAGGCGCGCTCGACGAAGCGGGCTCCAGGCTCGGTCCGCGTCTACGTCGACGGCCGGCCCGTGGGCGGCGCCGTGAAGTTCGATGGCAGGGCGCAGGAGGCGCTCAAGCTGCCGGACGTGTCCGAGCTGCTCACCGCGGGCGAGCGGAAGATCGAGCTGCGGATGGAAGGCGGCTCGGAGCTGCCCTACTCGATCGAGGTCACCTACAACGCCCTCGTGCCGGCCAGCTCGCCAGACACCCGGGTGGACCTGGAAGTGGCGCTGGCGAAGACGGCCCTGACCGAGGGCGAGCCGACCGAGGCGCGCGTCTGGGTGACGAACCGGAGCGACCAGAAGCTGTCCACCACGGTGGCGATCTTCGGTGTGCCGGGCGGTCTCGAGGTCCGGCATGACCAGCTCAAGGAGCTGGTGAAGAAGCACACGGTGGATGCCTACGAGGTGATCGGCCGCGACGTCGTCCTCTACTGGCGGGGCATGGAGCCGCGGAAGAAGCTGGAGGTGCCCTTGTCGCTGATCGCGGCGGTGCCGGGCACCTACACGGGTCCGGCCAGCCGCGCGTACCTGTACTACGCGGACGATCACAAGGTCTGGCGCGACGGCCTCGCGGTGTCCATCGCTCCGAAGCAGTGA